A stretch of Amycolatopsis balhimycina FH 1894 DNA encodes these proteins:
- a CDS encoding GbsR/MarR family transcriptional regulator, whose amino-acid sequence MTTPDTKRDEDAVRRYVESLGLVLSQIGMQRMSARVFAALMTTDEGRLTAADLASQLSVSPAAVSGAVRYLEQIGLVAKEREPGERRDHYRLYDDLWYATFMKRDRMIIMWRDAAENGIDALGEDTPAGKRLAEMRDFLSFMLEELNNMYERWHKLREEKNA is encoded by the coding sequence ATGACGACGCCTGACACGAAGCGAGATGAAGACGCCGTCCGCCGGTACGTCGAGAGCCTCGGGCTCGTGCTCTCGCAGATCGGGATGCAACGCATGTCCGCGCGGGTGTTCGCCGCGCTGATGACCACCGACGAGGGTCGGCTGACCGCCGCCGACCTGGCCTCCCAGCTGTCGGTCAGCCCGGCCGCCGTCTCCGGTGCCGTGCGCTACCTCGAGCAGATCGGCCTGGTCGCCAAGGAGCGCGAGCCCGGCGAGCGCCGCGACCACTACCGCCTCTACGACGACCTCTGGTACGCGACCTTCATGAAGCGCGACCGCATGATCATCATGTGGCGCGACGCGGCCGAGAACGGCATCGACGCCCTCGGCGAGGACACCCCCGCCGGGAAGCGGCTCGCCGAGATGCGGGACTTCCTGTCCTTCATGCTGGAGGAGCTCAACAACATGTACGAGCGCTGGCACAAGCTCCGCGAGGAGAAGAACGCCTAA
- a CDS encoding SGNH/GDSL hydrolase family protein codes for MVLLAQALYVKRKTPRLPGAAGPTEGLVPGDGEPFRLAVLGESTVDGVGAADHGEALTGCLARELARDGRAVRWQAVGRTGANARVTCAELVPLVRPADLVVIALGVNDTIELRTAAAYRRDLLRLVLDLWRRLGRVDVLLAGVPPMSRFPALPRPLRDVLSARSAALDRAAAALGRLPGVTHVPMDPELLDPAAFAADRFHPGPAGYARWARTLALPVIS; via the coding sequence ATGGTGCTCCTGGCTCAAGCTCTGTACGTCAAACGCAAGACTCCGCGGCTGCCCGGCGCCGCCGGCCCCACCGAAGGACTCGTGCCGGGCGACGGCGAGCCCTTCCGGCTGGCGGTGCTCGGCGAGTCCACCGTGGACGGTGTCGGCGCGGCCGACCACGGGGAAGCGCTCACCGGCTGCCTCGCCCGTGAGCTGGCCCGCGACGGCCGGGCCGTGCGCTGGCAGGCGGTCGGCCGCACCGGCGCCAACGCCAGAGTGACGTGCGCCGAGCTGGTCCCGCTCGTCCGCCCGGCCGATCTGGTGGTGATCGCCCTCGGCGTCAACGACACCATCGAGCTCCGCACGGCCGCGGCCTACCGCCGCGACCTCCTGCGCCTGGTGCTCGACCTGTGGCGGCGGCTCGGCCGGGTGGACGTCCTGCTGGCCGGGGTGCCGCCGATGTCCCGGTTCCCGGCGCTGCCCAGGCCGCTGCGTGACGTCCTGTCCGCGCGGTCGGCGGCGCTCGACCGGGCGGCCGCCGCCCTCGGCAGGCTCCCCGGCGTCACCCACGTGCCGATGGACCCGGAGCTGCTCGACCCCGCGGCCTTCGCCGCCGACCGCTTCCACCCGGGGCCGGCCGGTTACGCGCGTTGGGCGCGCACCCTCGCACTCCCGGTGATCAGTTAG
- a CDS encoding polysaccharide deacetylase family protein — MRRVVAIVAAAALTLTACSAHEPDRQEVATSQPNPAPGSGPGPGPGVAAGPYPFGSVQQKAPAVANGEVPLVRRITTDKPYVFLTMDDGAVPDPDALKLMQQNATHPVLFLNQKYVKGHEAYFKQILDATGATLGDHTVNHPNLKGKPLEFQRKEICDDADDFQKGLGVRPSIFRPPFGNYDQNTLRAAAACGMRVAVLWTAAVNDGVVQFQSGDKLKPGDIVLMHFRKTFKEDYTAFVERAKKDGLTPVPLADFLG, encoded by the coding sequence ATGAGACGTGTGGTAGCGATCGTGGCCGCGGCCGCGCTAACGCTCACAGCCTGTTCGGCGCACGAGCCGGACCGGCAGGAGGTCGCCACCAGCCAGCCCAACCCCGCACCCGGCAGCGGTCCCGGCCCCGGGCCCGGCGTGGCGGCGGGGCCGTACCCCTTCGGCTCGGTGCAGCAGAAGGCCCCCGCGGTGGCCAACGGCGAGGTCCCGCTCGTCCGCCGGATCACCACCGACAAGCCGTACGTCTTCCTCACCATGGACGACGGCGCCGTGCCGGACCCCGACGCGCTGAAGCTGATGCAGCAGAACGCGACCCACCCGGTGCTGTTCCTGAACCAGAAGTACGTGAAGGGCCACGAGGCCTACTTCAAGCAGATCCTCGACGCCACCGGCGCGACGCTCGGCGACCACACCGTCAACCACCCGAACCTCAAGGGCAAGCCGCTGGAATTCCAGCGCAAGGAGATCTGCGACGACGCCGACGACTTCCAGAAGGGACTCGGCGTGCGGCCGTCGATCTTCCGGCCGCCGTTCGGCAACTACGACCAGAACACGCTGCGCGCGGCGGCCGCCTGCGGGATGCGCGTCGCCGTGCTGTGGACGGCCGCGGTCAACGACGGCGTCGTCCAGTTCCAGTCCGGCGACAAGCTCAAGCCCGGCGACATCGTGCTGATGCACTTCCGCAAGACCTTCAAAGAGGACTACACGGCGTTCGTCGAGCGGGCCAAGAAGGACGGGCTCACACCCGTCCCCCTGGCCGACTTCCTGGGTTAA
- a CDS encoding SRPBCC family protein, producing MGRRYSFEVNRTSTAPPEALFALEADGPRWAEWGKPLIVQARWARRGDGEPDGVGAVREVGMWPVLIREETLEYEPGRKHVYTFAGPKPLKDYRAEVLFTPTDGGGTHLRWTGSFTEPVRGSGPALAAGLKAVIRLFSAKLVKAAETGR from the coding sequence GTGGGCCGCAGGTACTCCTTCGAGGTCAACCGCACGAGCACCGCGCCGCCGGAGGCTCTGTTCGCACTCGAAGCGGACGGCCCGCGCTGGGCGGAGTGGGGAAAGCCACTGATCGTGCAGGCCCGCTGGGCGCGCCGGGGCGACGGGGAGCCGGACGGCGTCGGCGCGGTCCGCGAAGTCGGCATGTGGCCGGTGCTCATCCGCGAGGAGACGCTCGAGTACGAACCCGGCCGCAAGCACGTCTACACGTTCGCCGGCCCCAAGCCCCTCAAGGACTACCGCGCCGAGGTGCTCTTCACGCCCACCGACGGCGGTGGGACGCACCTGCGGTGGACCGGGTCGTTCACCGAGCCGGTCCGGGGCAGCGGGCCCGCGCTGGCCGCCGGGCTGAAGGCCGTGATCCGCCTGTTCTCGGCCAAGCTGGTCAAGGCGGCCGAAACCGGGCGCTGA
- a CDS encoding FUSC family protein: protein MSTPRPDLAAPHWLVQLLRSKPVPVPWNMVARAVVALTVPLAVAYAAGDIAVGALISTGALPAVLSESAGPYRYRARRLGGATLAATAGYLVGLLTGGSPALSVPAVILVAAVSALVSAAGSNASVAGLQMLVFCVLATGQHATGVRVEILFGCFCLGAAWSFLVALASWTFRATSPERTAVAHVYVELAAMLSATDEAVSRVARHRLTTAMNTAYDQLLTARSWLSGRDAAYRHLLNLLSATTPAVEASVAMVNAGRHAPQPVIDHFAALSASVLAGQPLPEPPPVPPGDPDPVLTALYAGLVRIGKGDDRKRRAPTPWLRRLREWAGSLASGPLTWVAALRLTLCVAIAEVVGLLVPFERSYWITLTVGIVLKPDFGSVFGRAVLRGIGTVIGVGIGAAVLALGAQGWVLVVLSAVFAGGIAVGKVRNYGVQSAFVTPLIILQMGLAHTGNWSVVLARLVDTALGCVIVLVFGYLLWPGSRRPQVGGRLADGLDAVAKYVSHALVEASSGEARLARSRARRGAYRALADLRTAFQQVVVEPSANGRQAVAWWPVIAAQERVADAVTEVGVTIGRGVPPPDPGDIELLTAALGELASAVREQREPRSMHLPDAPRLAGVVDQLESAFDAVRGPDLTERRPPRLVRRFLPYPRRT, encoded by the coding sequence GTGAGCACGCCGCGTCCCGACCTCGCCGCGCCGCACTGGCTCGTCCAGCTGCTCCGCAGCAAGCCGGTGCCGGTGCCGTGGAACATGGTCGCCCGCGCCGTCGTCGCGCTGACGGTGCCGCTCGCGGTGGCCTACGCGGCGGGGGACATCGCCGTCGGCGCGCTCATCTCGACCGGCGCGCTCCCCGCCGTGCTGTCCGAATCGGCCGGGCCCTACCGCTACCGCGCCCGCAGGCTGGGCGGCGCGACGCTGGCCGCGACCGCCGGTTACCTCGTCGGGCTGCTCACCGGCGGCAGCCCCGCGCTGTCCGTGCCCGCGGTGATCCTGGTCGCCGCGGTCTCCGCGCTGGTCAGCGCGGCCGGCAGCAACGCCTCCGTCGCCGGGCTGCAGATGCTGGTGTTCTGCGTGCTCGCCACCGGGCAGCACGCGACCGGCGTGCGCGTCGAAATCCTGTTCGGCTGCTTCTGCCTCGGCGCGGCCTGGAGCTTCCTGGTCGCGCTCGCCAGCTGGACCTTCCGGGCGACCAGCCCCGAACGCACCGCCGTCGCGCACGTCTACGTCGAGCTGGCCGCGATGCTCTCGGCGACCGACGAAGCCGTCTCCCGGGTGGCCCGCCACCGGCTGACCACGGCGATGAACACCGCCTACGACCAGCTGCTCACCGCGCGCTCGTGGCTGTCCGGCCGCGACGCCGCCTACCGGCACCTGCTCAACCTGCTCTCGGCCACGACACCCGCGGTCGAGGCGTCGGTGGCGATGGTCAACGCCGGCCGCCACGCGCCCCAGCCGGTCATCGACCACTTCGCCGCGTTGTCGGCGTCGGTGCTGGCCGGCCAGCCGCTGCCGGAACCGCCGCCGGTGCCGCCCGGCGATCCCGACCCGGTGCTCACCGCGCTCTACGCGGGCCTGGTCCGGATCGGCAAGGGCGACGACCGCAAGCGCCGCGCGCCGACACCCTGGCTCCGGCGGCTGCGGGAGTGGGCGGGTTCGCTCGCGTCCGGCCCGCTGACCTGGGTCGCCGCGCTGCGGCTGACGCTGTGCGTGGCGATCGCCGAGGTCGTCGGCCTGCTCGTGCCGTTCGAGCGGTCGTACTGGATCACCCTGACCGTCGGCATCGTGCTCAAGCCCGACTTCGGCTCGGTCTTCGGCCGTGCGGTGCTGCGCGGGATCGGCACGGTCATCGGCGTCGGGATCGGCGCCGCCGTGCTCGCCCTGGGCGCGCAGGGCTGGGTGCTGGTGGTGCTGAGCGCGGTCTTCGCCGGAGGCATCGCGGTCGGGAAGGTGCGCAACTACGGCGTCCAGAGCGCCTTCGTGACGCCGTTGATCATCCTGCAGATGGGCCTGGCCCACACCGGCAACTGGTCCGTGGTGCTCGCGCGGCTGGTCGACACCGCGCTGGGCTGCGTGATCGTCCTGGTCTTCGGCTACCTGCTCTGGCCGGGCAGCAGACGGCCGCAGGTCGGCGGGCGGCTGGCCGACGGGCTGGACGCCGTCGCGAAGTACGTGTCGCACGCGCTGGTCGAGGCGTCGTCGGGGGAGGCCCGGCTGGCACGGTCACGGGCCCGCCGTGGCGCCTACCGGGCGCTGGCCGACCTGCGGACGGCGTTCCAGCAGGTCGTCGTCGAGCCGTCCGCGAACGGCCGCCAGGCCGTGGCGTGGTGGCCGGTGATCGCGGCGCAGGAGCGGGTGGCGGACGCCGTCACCGAGGTCGGCGTGACGATCGGGCGGGGCGTGCCGCCACCGGACCCGGGTGACATCGAGCTGCTCACGGCCGCGCTGGGGGAACTCGCGTCGGCCGTCCGCGAACAGCGCGAGCCGCGGTCGATGCACCTGCCGGACGCGCCGCGGCTGGCCGGCGTGGTCGACCAGCTGGAGTCGGCGTTCGACGCCGTCCGCGGCCCCGACCTGACGGAACGCCGTCCGCCGCGGCTCGTCCGGCGGTTCCTGCCCTACCCCAGGCGCACCTGA
- a CDS encoding antitoxin has product MGIDFEALKGKAEEALREHNDKIEEGLDKAAGFAKSKFAGHDEQIDSGVEKAKDFLDKFDDTPDNPPAQ; this is encoded by the coding sequence ATGGGAATCGACTTCGAGGCGTTGAAGGGCAAGGCCGAGGAGGCCCTGCGCGAGCACAACGACAAGATCGAGGAAGGCCTCGACAAGGCGGCCGGCTTCGCCAAGTCCAAGTTCGCCGGCCACGACGAGCAGATCGACAGCGGCGTCGAGAAGGCCAAGGACTTCCTCGACAAGTTCGACGACACGCCGGACAACCCGCCGGCCCAGTAG
- a CDS encoding prephenate dehydrogenase: MIGLGLIGGSLLRAAAASGRTAFGAAVSEVDADAASRAGYDVTTDVEAALHRAAAEDAMVVLAVPLPAVEDLLRLVNQHASHCLLTDVTSVKAPVLDAVRRRVAYTRYVGGHPMAGTSNSGWLAGDASLFQGAAWVVGVEEDTDLEAWAEVAHLVLDTGAHIVPLPAESHDEAVARISHLPHLLAAILATIGAEGGPLAMSLAAGSYRDGTRVAGSNPHLVRAMTEGNRDALLPIVDEALGRLGAARGSLASTGGLAATINAGYEGAQALAASLDVERAGVRISLSAPDARQGLIALGERGGRITALSDGIATGEVQ, from the coding sequence GTGATCGGGCTCGGGCTGATCGGCGGTTCGCTGCTGCGCGCGGCGGCCGCCAGCGGCCGCACGGCGTTCGGCGCCGCGGTATCCGAAGTGGACGCCGACGCGGCGAGCAGAGCGGGCTACGACGTCACGACGGACGTCGAAGCGGCCCTGCACCGGGCCGCGGCCGAGGACGCCATGGTCGTGCTCGCCGTTCCGCTCCCCGCCGTCGAAGACCTGCTGCGCCTGGTCAACCAGCACGCGTCGCACTGCCTGCTCACCGACGTGACCAGTGTGAAAGCGCCGGTCCTCGACGCCGTCCGCCGTCGTGTGGCGTACACGCGGTACGTCGGCGGGCACCCGATGGCGGGGACGTCGAACTCCGGCTGGCTGGCCGGGGACGCCTCGCTGTTCCAGGGCGCCGCGTGGGTGGTCGGCGTCGAAGAGGACACCGACCTCGAGGCCTGGGCCGAGGTGGCTCACCTGGTGCTGGACACCGGGGCGCACATCGTGCCGCTGCCCGCGGAGTCGCACGACGAGGCCGTCGCCCGGATCTCGCACCTGCCGCACCTGCTCGCCGCGATCCTGGCGACGATCGGCGCCGAGGGCGGCCCGCTGGCCATGTCGCTGGCGGCCGGGTCCTATCGCGACGGCACGCGCGTCGCGGGGTCGAACCCGCACCTCGTGCGCGCGATGACCGAAGGCAACCGGGACGCGCTGCTGCCGATCGTCGACGAGGCACTCGGCCGGCTCGGCGCGGCGCGGGGTTCGCTCGCGTCGACCGGCGGCCTGGCGGCCACGATCAACGCGGGATACGAAGGCGCGCAAGCGCTTGCGGCCAGCCTCGACGTCGAACGCGCGGGCGTCCGGATCAGCCTGTCCGCGCCGGACGCCCGGCAGGGCCTGATCGCCCTGGGCGAGCGCGGCGGCCGGATCACCGCCCTCTCCGACGGCATCGCGACCGGCGAAGTCCAGTAG
- a CDS encoding NADPH-dependent 2,4-dienoyl-CoA reductase, translated as MSPYPNLLAPLDLGFTTLRNRVLMGSMHTGLEDKAAHFPELAEYYAERARGGVGLIVTGGFAPNRTGWLLPLASKLTTSAEARQHRQLTAPVHDAGGKIALQVLHAGRYAYHPLSVSASSIKAPINPFRPRALTNHGVRRQIRAFADCAALAREAGYDGVEIMGSEGYLINQFLAERTNKRTDAWGGTAGNRRRFAVEIVKRTREKAGDDFIIIYRLSMLDLVPGGQRWEDVVALAKEVEAAGATIINTGIGWHEARVPTIVTSVPRAAFTWVTGKLKPHVTIPVVTSNRINMPQVAEEALAAGHADLVSMARPFLADPEWIRKAESGREDEINTCIACNQACLDHAFKRKLVSCMVNPRAGHETTLTLAPARRSKHIAVVGAGPAGLSAATALAERGHSVELFEADDEVGGQFGIARKIPGKEEFAETIRYYRRRIEVTGVKLHLGTRVRAADLTGFDEVVLATGVAPRVPSLPGIDHPKVLSYVDVVRHGKPVGERVAVIGAGGIGVDVSEFLTHVGSPTLDLGAWMAEWGVTDPEQAAGGLAEPKPEPSPRQVYLLQRKKSGIGSGLGKTSGWVHRAALKAKRVEQVPGVTYERIDDDGLHITVDGVPRLLEVDTVVVCAGQEPVRDLADELRATELPVHLIGGVDVAAELDAKRAIDQGTRLAAAL; from the coding sequence ATGAGCCCGTACCCGAACTTGCTGGCCCCGCTCGACCTCGGCTTCACGACGCTGCGCAACCGCGTCCTGATGGGCTCGATGCACACCGGCCTGGAGGACAAGGCCGCGCACTTCCCCGAGCTGGCCGAGTACTACGCCGAACGCGCCCGCGGCGGCGTCGGCCTGATCGTCACCGGCGGGTTCGCCCCGAACCGCACCGGTTGGCTGCTGCCGCTCGCGTCGAAGCTGACGACGTCGGCCGAAGCGCGGCAGCACCGGCAGCTCACCGCGCCGGTGCACGACGCCGGCGGCAAGATCGCGCTGCAGGTCCTGCACGCCGGCCGGTACGCCTACCACCCGCTGAGCGTGTCCGCGTCCAGCATCAAGGCGCCGATCAACCCGTTCCGGCCGCGCGCTCTCACCAATCACGGCGTGCGCCGGCAGATCCGCGCCTTCGCCGACTGCGCCGCTCTCGCGCGCGAAGCGGGCTACGACGGCGTCGAGATCATGGGTTCCGAGGGGTACCTGATCAACCAGTTCCTCGCCGAGCGCACCAACAAGCGCACCGACGCCTGGGGCGGCACGGCCGGGAACCGGCGCCGGTTCGCCGTCGAGATCGTCAAGCGCACGCGGGAAAAGGCCGGCGACGACTTCATCATCATCTACCGGCTCTCGATGCTCGACCTCGTCCCGGGCGGCCAGCGCTGGGAAGACGTCGTCGCGCTGGCCAAGGAGGTCGAGGCGGCCGGTGCCACGATCATCAACACCGGGATCGGCTGGCACGAGGCCCGCGTGCCGACGATCGTGACGTCGGTGCCACGCGCCGCCTTCACCTGGGTGACCGGGAAGCTCAAGCCGCACGTGACCATCCCGGTCGTCACGTCGAACCGGATCAACATGCCGCAGGTCGCCGAGGAAGCCCTGGCCGCCGGCCACGCCGATCTCGTGTCGATGGCGCGGCCGTTCCTCGCCGACCCCGAGTGGATCCGGAAGGCCGAAAGCGGGCGCGAGGACGAGATCAACACCTGCATCGCGTGCAACCAGGCCTGTCTCGACCACGCCTTCAAGCGGAAACTCGTATCCTGCATGGTGAACCCGCGCGCCGGCCACGAAACGACGCTGACGCTCGCGCCGGCCCGGCGGTCGAAGCACATCGCCGTCGTCGGCGCCGGGCCCGCGGGCCTGTCGGCCGCGACCGCGCTGGCCGAACGCGGGCACAGCGTCGAACTGTTCGAAGCCGACGACGAGGTCGGCGGCCAGTTCGGCATCGCGCGGAAGATCCCCGGCAAGGAGGAGTTCGCCGAGACCATCCGCTACTACCGGCGGCGCATCGAGGTGACCGGCGTGAAGCTGCACCTCGGCACCCGCGTGCGGGCGGCCGACCTGACCGGCTTCGACGAGGTCGTGCTCGCCACCGGCGTCGCGCCGCGGGTGCCGTCGCTGCCCGGGATCGACCACCCGAAGGTGCTGTCCTACGTCGATGTCGTCCGGCACGGAAAACCGGTCGGCGAGCGGGTGGCGGTGATCGGGGCCGGCGGCATCGGCGTCGACGTCAGCGAGTTCCTCACGCACGTCGGTTCGCCCACGCTGGACCTCGGCGCGTGGATGGCCGAATGGGGTGTCACGGACCCGGAACAGGCGGCGGGCGGGCTCGCCGAGCCGAAGCCGGAGCCCTCGCCGCGGCAGGTGTACCTGCTGCAGCGCAAGAAGTCCGGGATCGGTTCCGGGCTCGGCAAGACCTCGGGCTGGGTGCACCGGGCCGCCCTCAAGGCCAAGCGCGTCGAGCAGGTTCCCGGCGTCACCTACGAGCGGATCGACGACGACGGCCTGCACATCACCGTCGACGGCGTGCCCCGGCTGCTGGAAGTCGACACGGTCGTCGTCTGCGCCGGTCAGGAACCCGTGCGGGACCTCGCCGACGAGCTGCGGGCAACGGAACTGCCGGTGCACCTGATCGGCGGGGTCGACGTCGCCGCCGAACTCGACGCGAAACGCGCCATCGATCAGGGCACGAGGCTCGCGGCCGCGCTGTAG
- a CDS encoding PadR family transcriptional regulator, with protein MALEHAILVSLSERAGSGYELTRRFEKSIGLFWSATHQQIYRVLKRMEEAGWVAVDVVAQSGRPDKKVYTVGDAGRAELVRWLAEPDPGAGPVELAVKIRGATFGDPAKVAEEIVRHRAKHAERLDVYRQIEKRDFPAPAALTGRHLHQYLVLRGGIRVEEGQVEWFDEVLSAMDAALHPKDAR; from the coding sequence ATGGCACTGGAGCACGCGATCCTCGTCTCGCTGTCCGAGCGCGCCGGTTCGGGGTACGAGCTCACGCGCCGCTTCGAGAAGTCGATCGGGCTCTTCTGGAGCGCCACCCACCAGCAGATCTACCGCGTGCTGAAGCGGATGGAAGAGGCCGGCTGGGTCGCCGTCGACGTCGTCGCGCAGTCGGGCCGCCCGGACAAGAAGGTCTACACCGTCGGCGACGCCGGACGCGCCGAGCTGGTCCGCTGGCTCGCCGAACCGGATCCGGGCGCCGGCCCGGTCGAACTGGCGGTGAAGATCCGCGGCGCGACCTTCGGCGACCCGGCGAAGGTCGCCGAGGAGATCGTCCGGCACCGCGCGAAACACGCCGAACGCCTCGACGTCTACCGCCAGATCGAGAAGCGCGACTTCCCCGCGCCGGCGGCCCTGACCGGCCGGCACCTGCACCAGTACCTGGTCCTGCGCGGCGGCATCCGCGTCGAAGAGGGCCAGGTCGAGTGGTTCGACGAAGTACTCAGCGCTATGGATGCCGCCCTCCACCCGAAGGACGCCCGATGA
- a CDS encoding patatin-like phospholipase family protein: MSFTKRVDESAEKTRMERVHPVLELISERMAAGSVPGQRTDGRRLALAIEGGSSRGTYSSGMVLALDELGVTPAFDAVYGSSAGALNGAWLLCGRSSTGVRTWWNPVVMRRIINPLHTLRGRAVIDLEYLVHQVYSVLEPMDFPAILANPVTFHPVATDADTGESTDLHPFLTDVDAIKIALAASSCMPVLAGPPIPMAGRRFVDAGVAEPIPYRTALAQDATDVLVLRTRRADEPPLPPPRMHDVLVPRFLRRQAPGAIPAWRDTYRRDVEDEEFLTTDPRVLTIRPPAGAPDVVVLERDPEVLRKAVELGKNAVLGLLEGLREAS; this comes from the coding sequence GTGTCCTTCACAAAACGGGTCGACGAATCGGCGGAAAAGACGAGGATGGAGCGGGTGCACCCGGTACTCGAACTGATCTCCGAACGGATGGCGGCGGGCAGCGTCCCGGGACAACGCACCGACGGCAGGCGCCTCGCGCTCGCCATCGAGGGCGGCAGCAGCCGCGGCACCTACTCCAGTGGCATGGTCCTCGCCCTCGACGAACTCGGCGTCACGCCCGCCTTCGACGCCGTCTACGGCTCGTCGGCCGGCGCGCTGAACGGCGCCTGGCTGCTCTGCGGCCGCTCGTCGACCGGCGTCCGGACCTGGTGGAACCCCGTGGTCATGCGCCGGATCATCAACCCACTGCACACCCTGCGCGGCCGAGCCGTGATCGACCTCGAATACCTCGTCCACCAGGTCTATTCGGTGCTGGAACCGATGGACTTCCCGGCCATCCTCGCCAACCCGGTCACCTTCCACCCGGTCGCCACCGACGCCGACACCGGCGAGTCCACCGACCTGCACCCCTTCCTGACCGACGTCGACGCGATCAAGATCGCCCTCGCCGCGTCGTCCTGCATGCCGGTGCTGGCCGGCCCACCGATCCCGATGGCGGGCCGCCGGTTCGTCGACGCCGGCGTGGCCGAACCGATCCCGTACCGCACCGCGCTCGCCCAGGACGCGACCGACGTCCTGGTGCTGCGCACCCGCCGCGCCGACGAACCACCCCTGCCGCCGCCCCGGATGCACGACGTCCTCGTACCGCGGTTCCTGCGCCGTCAAGCCCCCGGCGCGATCCCCGCCTGGCGCGACACCTACCGGCGGGACGTCGAAGACGAGGAGTTCCTGACCACCGACCCCCGCGTCCTGACCATCCGCCCGCCCGCCGGGGCACCGGACGTCGTGGTGCTCGAGCGCGATCCCGAGGTCCTGCGCAAAGCCGTCGAACTCGGCAAGAACGCGGTCCTCGGCCTCCTGGAAGGACTACGCGAAGCGTCCTAG
- a CDS encoding SAM-dependent methyltransferase has translation MINHDDALKAVENSLDRPSAARVYDYFIGGTTHYAIDRDFAEKVRERLPLIGQYCLTSRQFLGRAIRQCVRAGVRQFVDIGSGLPTAGNVHEVADDTSSELDTRVLYIDNEPIALAHSTLLLADTADPERHHAIAADFLRPEDLWDRVTESAVIDVREPIALVINAVMHFVKDEQNPDHLLRYYRARLAPGSLLVLSQMTNENPVDEDERQALLDLLEYYETTTNPAFMRSMAEFERFFGGWPMLEPGLVYAPAWHPDDHTVFAGAPSQSRVIGGVARKP, from the coding sequence ATGATCAACCACGACGACGCGCTCAAGGCCGTCGAAAACAGCCTGGACCGGCCCTCGGCCGCCCGGGTCTACGACTACTTCATCGGCGGCACCACGCATTACGCGATCGACCGCGACTTCGCCGAGAAGGTCCGCGAGCGGCTGCCGCTCATCGGCCAATACTGCCTGACGAGCCGGCAGTTCCTCGGCCGCGCGATCCGCCAGTGCGTGCGCGCGGGGGTGCGGCAGTTCGTCGACATCGGCTCCGGCCTGCCGACCGCGGGCAACGTGCACGAGGTCGCAGATGACACCAGCTCGGAGCTCGACACTCGGGTGCTCTACATCGACAACGAGCCCATCGCGCTCGCGCATTCGACGCTGTTGCTCGCCGACACCGCCGATCCCGAGCGGCACCACGCCATCGCCGCGGACTTCCTGCGGCCGGAGGACCTCTGGGACCGGGTGACCGAGTCGGCCGTCATCGACGTGCGCGAGCCGATCGCGCTGGTGATCAACGCGGTCATGCACTTCGTCAAGGACGAGCAGAACCCGGATCACCTGCTCCGGTACTACCGTGCCCGGCTGGCCCCCGGCTCGCTGCTGGTGCTTTCGCAGATGACCAACGAGAACCCGGTCGACGAAGACGAGCGGCAGGCGCTGCTCGATCTCCTCGAGTACTACGAGACGACGACGAATCCGGCCTTCATGCGTTCGATGGCGGAGTTCGAGCGGTTCTTCGGCGGCTGGCCGATGCTGGAGCCCGGCCTGGTCTACGCGCCGGCTTGGCATCCGGATGATCACACCGTGTTCGCCGGCGCGCCGTCCCAGTCGCGGGTGATCGGCGGCGTCGCGCGCAAGCCTTGA
- a CDS encoding MarR family winged helix-turn-helix transcriptional regulator, with protein MTDTGSLRLDDQLCFGLYSASRAVTSLYRAVLADLDLTYPQYLVMLALWEQDDRLVKELGAELNLDSGTLSPLLKRLESTGVVKRTRQADDERAVRVSLSDAGKALREKAVGVPGVIGEAMGLDAAGLARMRGELDRLTGSVNAYRDALSPA; from the coding sequence ATGACCGACACCGGCTCACTGCGGCTCGACGACCAGCTCTGCTTCGGCCTGTACTCGGCGTCGCGGGCGGTGACGTCGTTGTACCGGGCCGTCCTGGCGGACCTCGACCTGACCTACCCGCAGTACCTGGTGATGCTGGCGCTCTGGGAGCAGGACGACCGCCTGGTCAAGGAACTCGGCGCCGAGCTGAACCTGGACTCGGGCACGCTGTCGCCTTTGCTCAAACGGCTGGAGAGCACGGGCGTGGTCAAGCGCACCCGGCAGGCCGACGACGAACGCGCGGTCCGGGTCAGCCTCAGCGACGCCGGGAAGGCGTTGCGCGAGAAGGCTGTCGGCGTCCCGGGGGTGATCGGCGAAGCGATGGGCTTGGACGCAGCCGGGCTCGCCCGGATGCGCGGCGAACTGGACCGGTTGACGGGGTCCGTCAACGCCTATCGGGACGCCTTGTCGCCGGCATGA